The following coding sequences are from one Prochlorococcus marinus CUG1438 window:
- a CDS encoding uroporphyrinogen-III synthase gives MPIVDLPLDQRNIIITRSKEGILDIKKIFTSKGANVFDLPAISIGDPDDLKPLDDALNQINEFHWIIFSSSNGIKFVDKRLRYFKSSLKECSKTTKIAVVGEKTSKTLDDFGIKADFIPPEFVAESLIDNFPVSGYGLRVFVPRVQTGGRDLIADQFRKAGSRVFEVAAYETRCPESIPQETIDIISNRKVDAIIFSSGKTVVNASFLLEKKLGKQWLEYFDQIKLLTIGPQTTKICKKIFGRVDSQAQKYTFEGLLDVAINIFS, from the coding sequence ATGCCAATAGTTGATCTACCCCTTGATCAAAGAAATATAATTATTACTCGATCAAAAGAAGGGATATTGGATATAAAAAAGATATTCACAAGCAAGGGCGCTAATGTATTTGATTTGCCTGCAATAAGTATTGGCGATCCTGATGATTTGAAACCTCTTGACGACGCATTGAATCAAATAAATGAGTTTCATTGGATTATTTTTTCTAGTAGTAATGGGATCAAATTTGTGGATAAAAGACTTAGATACTTTAAGAGTTCACTAAAAGAATGTTCTAAAACAACAAAAATCGCCGTAGTCGGAGAAAAAACCTCAAAAACTCTTGATGATTTTGGGATTAAGGCTGATTTCATACCTCCAGAATTTGTTGCTGAAAGTTTAATTGATAATTTCCCAGTATCTGGTTATGGACTTCGAGTTTTCGTACCAAGAGTTCAAACAGGTGGTAGGGATTTAATTGCAGATCAATTTAGAAAGGCTGGTTCTCGTGTATTTGAGGTTGCTGCATATGAAACTAGATGTCCTGAATCAATTCCCCAAGAAACAATTGATATTATTTCTAATCGAAAAGTCGATGCAATTATTTTCTCAAGCGGTAAAACCGTAGTAAATGCTTCTTTTTTACTAGAAAAAAAACTTGGTAAACAGTGGTTAGAATATTTTGATCAAATTAAGTTATTAACTATTGGACCTCAGACAACAAAAATATGTAAGAAGATTTTTGGAAGAGTTGATAGTCAGGCTCAAAAATATACTTTTGAAGGACTATTAGATGTAGCAATTAATATTTTTAGTTAG
- the rbfA gene encoding 30S ribosome-binding factor RbfA, with translation MPNNYRLAKVSSLLKKEITLILQNDLENDLIRDHFVNISKIDLSGDLQHCKIYITSTAEDKVRKEIVENLNTAKSSIRHSLGKRIEMRRVPEIIFKDDVVLDKGLSVLKLLDELKNKNQGNNDEDKNANS, from the coding sequence ATGCCAAATAATTACCGTCTTGCAAAAGTTTCTTCTCTTTTGAAGAAAGAAATAACCCTTATTTTGCAGAATGATTTAGAAAATGATCTTATTAGAGATCATTTCGTCAATATTTCTAAGATTGATTTATCAGGTGATTTGCAACACTGTAAAATTTATATAACTTCAACCGCTGAAGATAAAGTAAGGAAAGAGATTGTGGAAAACTTGAATACTGCTAAAAGCTCTATAAGGCATAGTCTAGGAAAAAGAATTGAGATGAGAAGAGTTCCAGAGATAATTTTTAAAGACGATGTTGTTCTAGATAAAGGATTATCAGTTTTGAAACTTCTCGATGAATTAAAAAATAAAAATCAAGGGAATAATGATGAGGATAAAAATGCCAATAGTTGA
- a CDS encoding DUF751 family protein, protein MGEFFSNVARYPKYLISIIVGGLVALLEPLFKNRSNPLTIIGLISSVISAFITVYFVLQAMTNPINLQS, encoded by the coding sequence ATGGGCGAATTTTTCTCTAATGTTGCGAGATATCCAAAGTATTTGATTTCTATCATTGTTGGGGGACTTGTTGCTTTGCTTGAACCTTTATTCAAGAATAGATCAAATCCACTCACAATAATAGGTTTAATATCTTCTGTCATAAGTGCTTTCATAACTGTTTATTTTGTCTTGCAAGCGATGACAAACCCTATAAATTTACAATCATAA
- a CDS encoding glutathione S-transferase family protein, whose translation MITLYQFRHSAFCLKTRMALHAKKLQYRVEEVTPGIGQFEIFKLSGQKQVPVIVDSNDQVINDSSTICEYLDKKNENNPLFPEDPILFAQCKLIEDWADTTMATTCRKALIKSAIENPQLRTALLPDEIPSSVKSIVDKLPFKNLSKISNVVLSSKDNLELQKLLEALSKSLINKKYLVGDSLSIADISIAAQLSLLKFPKSAGPILSGEGSQEYINNPYLENLFIWRNNLEEYLFSANSQ comes from the coding sequence ATGATTACATTATATCAATTTAGGCATAGTGCTTTTTGTTTAAAAACAAGAATGGCTCTTCATGCAAAAAAACTACAATATCGAGTTGAAGAAGTAACACCTGGAATAGGACAATTTGAAATCTTTAAATTATCAGGTCAAAAACAAGTACCTGTAATAGTCGATAGTAATGATCAAGTAATTAATGACTCTTCAACTATTTGCGAATATTTAGATAAAAAAAATGAAAACAATCCACTCTTTCCGGAGGATCCAATATTATTTGCACAATGCAAACTAATTGAAGACTGGGCAGATACTACAATGGCTACAACTTGTAGAAAAGCTTTAATAAAATCTGCAATAGAAAATCCACAGCTCAGAACTGCATTACTTCCAGATGAAATACCTTCTTCAGTTAAAAGTATTGTTGATAAATTACCTTTTAAAAATCTTAGTAAAATTTCTAATGTAGTTTTGTCTTCTAAAGATAATTTAGAACTCCAAAAATTACTGGAAGCTTTATCAAAATCCTTGATCAACAAGAAATATTTAGTTGGAGATAGTTTATCAATTGCAGACATTTCAATTGCTGCTCAATTATCCCTTCTTAAATTTCCAAAGTCTGCAGGACCAATTCTTTCAGGAGAGGGAAGCCAAGAATACATAAACAACCCTTATTTAGAAAATCTTTTCATTTGGAGGAACAACTTAGAAGAATATCTTTTTAGTGCTAACTCTCAATAA
- a CDS encoding POLO box duplicated region → MKILLGLILCLIFQGIFLESSFALIDSNVREFLENRVNQWPELYLPNFKLSDTSKDLIYPKWFEGNWLVTSQDIVNDSEEPVIYEVNFFKNDSDLIVGNRAKNSESIGKAIFGETLIKVVNDPQSINNQITYLKDDFYIDSRITGRNQIQDDDIFFADELVIQTAHKPGASRINQVETISKFQKCSEEILEVDNSIKPSICGVQYVASYGSKVGDPSIHAIKTNKYKLKFEFIES, encoded by the coding sequence ATGAAAATTCTTCTTGGACTAATTCTTTGCTTGATTTTTCAAGGAATTTTTTTAGAAAGTTCTTTCGCTCTTATAGATTCTAACGTACGAGAGTTTTTGGAAAATCGTGTAAATCAATGGCCAGAATTATATTTGCCAAATTTTAAATTATCAGATACTTCTAAGGATTTAATTTATCCTAAATGGTTCGAGGGGAATTGGCTTGTTACTTCTCAAGATATAGTTAATGATTCAGAAGAGCCAGTAATTTATGAAGTAAATTTCTTTAAGAATGATTCAGATTTAATTGTTGGTAATCGTGCAAAAAATTCTGAATCTATTGGAAAAGCAATATTTGGTGAAACCTTAATCAAGGTTGTAAATGATCCTCAATCTATTAATAATCAAATTACTTATTTAAAAGATGATTTTTATATCGATTCAAGAATTACAGGCAGAAATCAGATCCAAGATGATGATATTTTTTTCGCAGATGAGCTAGTTATACAAACAGCACATAAGCCAGGTGCTTCAAGGATTAATCAGGTAGAGACAATTAGTAAATTTCAAAAATGTTCCGAAGAAATATTGGAAGTTGATAATTCAATTAAACCATCAATTTGTGGAGTGCAATATGTTGCTTCTTATGGTTCAAAAGTTGGTGATCCTTCTATTCACGCTATAAAAACAAATAAATATAAACTAAAGTTTGAATTTATTGAGAGTTAG
- a CDS encoding chlororespiratory reduction protein 7 translates to MSNPLIRASDHYVLLEPDSKEKIVSKQEAILWLKNWLSKTETQTIYQNIEDPDNEFFEELLESTYELEIKLGYVIKWFAVRIEPD, encoded by the coding sequence ATGTCAAATCCACTAATAAGAGCATCAGATCATTATGTATTATTAGAACCAGATTCAAAAGAAAAAATTGTATCAAAGCAAGAAGCAATTTTATGGTTAAAGAATTGGCTTAGTAAGACAGAAACACAAACAATATATCAAAATATAGAAGATCCTGATAATGAATTTTTTGAAGAATTATTGGAAAGCACTTATGAATTAGAAATAAAATTAGGATACGTTATCAAATGGTTTGCAGTAAGAATTGAACCAGATTAA
- a CDS encoding shikimate kinase codes for MEQSIIEKTVHAIKGRSIFLIGMMGSGKSKTGLKLAELLKYKYIDLDSLIEKLAKKSINQIFNDEGEDNFRELEANCLKETIKIPSLVISTGGGIVTKSENWGILRQGIIAWIDLDKDIAIERLKNEIDNRPLLQGKNLNDLYMSIFQAREDLYSQADLRIQVKKENIEEVAMKIINAIHKEIIS; via the coding sequence ATGGAACAATCCATTATCGAAAAAACAGTTCATGCTATTAAGGGCAGAAGCATATTTTTAATAGGAATGATGGGTTCTGGTAAGTCAAAAACTGGTTTGAAGCTGGCTGAATTATTGAAGTACAAATACATTGATTTAGATTCATTAATAGAGAAGTTGGCAAAAAAATCTATCAATCAAATTTTTAATGATGAAGGGGAAGATAATTTCCGTGAATTAGAGGCAAACTGCCTTAAAGAAACTATCAAAATCCCCTCATTAGTAATCTCAACTGGGGGAGGAATAGTTACCAAATCGGAAAACTGGGGAATCTTAAGACAGGGAATAATTGCTTGGATAGATCTCGACAAAGATATAGCAATTGAAAGATTGAAAAATGAAATTGATAATAGGCCACTTCTTCAGGGAAAGAATCTAAATGATCTTTATATGAGCATTTTTCAAGCTAGAGAAGATTTATATTCTCAAGCAGATTTAAGAATTCAAGTAAAAAAAGAAAATATTGAAGAAGTTGCTATGAAAATAATTAATGCAATTCATAAAGAAATAATCAGTTAA
- a CDS encoding 6-carboxytetrahydropterin synthase: protein MTSTQSKPLHGKGRECVITRRACFSSSHRYWLPEKSPEENLSLFGKCSIAPGHGHNYELIVSMGGELDSDGMVLNLSDVKHSIKDKVTGQLDFRFLNDVWPEFNVDNQEGILPTTEALVKVIWSRLKDDLPLTSLRLYENPNLWADYFGKNMEAFLTVQTHFAAAHRLAKEEISFDENKKIYGKCARVNGHGHNYLVDITVKGDIDKRTGMVCDLSALQEIINDLVVEQLDHTFLNKDIEFFHNCVPTAENIALYISDILKKPIHQLGATLHKIRLQESPNNAAEIYVDQKLTNSLKLKFENSLVTHT from the coding sequence ATGACTTCTACACAATCCAAACCATTGCATGGAAAAGGACGTGAATGCGTCATTACTCGACGTGCCTGCTTTAGTTCTAGTCACCGTTATTGGCTTCCTGAAAAAAGCCCAGAAGAAAATTTATCTCTTTTTGGAAAGTGCAGTATTGCACCAGGACATGGTCATAACTATGAACTTATTGTTTCAATGGGTGGAGAACTAGACTCTGATGGAATGGTACTTAACCTCTCTGATGTAAAACACTCTATTAAAGATAAGGTTACTGGACAATTAGATTTTCGTTTTTTAAATGATGTCTGGCCTGAATTTAATGTTGATAATCAAGAGGGTATACTTCCCACAACTGAAGCATTAGTAAAGGTCATTTGGAGTCGTCTGAAGGATGATCTACCTCTTACAAGTCTAAGACTTTATGAAAACCCAAATTTATGGGCAGATTATTTTGGAAAAAACATGGAAGCATTTTTAACAGTACAAACTCATTTTGCAGCAGCTCATAGACTTGCAAAAGAAGAGATATCCTTTGATGAAAATAAAAAAATCTATGGGAAATGTGCCAGAGTTAATGGACATGGTCATAACTATCTTGTCGATATAACTGTAAAAGGAGACATTGATAAAAGAACAGGCATGGTTTGCGACTTATCCGCCCTCCAAGAGATAATTAACGATTTAGTTGTTGAGCAACTAGATCATACTTTTCTTAATAAAGACATAGAATTTTTCCATAATTGTGTTCCAACTGCTGAAAATATAGCTTTATATATTTCTGATATTCTTAAAAAACCAATACATCAACTTGGTGCAACATTACACAAAATAAGACTCCAAGAGAGCCCAAATAATGCTGCCGAAATTTATGTTGATCAAAAGTTAACCAATTCATTGAAGTTGAAATTTGAGAATAGTTTAGTAACACACACTTGA